The Diaphorobacter ruginosibacter genome contains a region encoding:
- a CDS encoding ankyrin repeat domain-containing protein, producing MNQVTSSSASRRQVLTALAALGFTAVPAMSRAGSFDDFFTAIIRDNPSAIQTLLKRGFDPNTRNAGGEPPLVFALQKGSLRAFDAILQAKGTNVELRNKKDESPLMIAAIQGKVDVAKALIARDADVNKTGWTPLHYAASCTTDQAVPMIQLLLEHYAYIDAASPNGTTPLMMAVSYGTAEASRLLIEEGADPALRNDKGMTAVDFAKKADRNDMAELVANALKNRRPRPAAGSGGVLPAQAPTPAPAAAPVPKGTW from the coding sequence ATGAACCAGGTCACTTCTTCTTCCGCAAGCCGCCGCCAGGTGCTCACGGCGCTGGCCGCGCTGGGCTTCACTGCCGTGCCCGCAATGTCGCGTGCCGGGTCGTTCGACGATTTCTTTACGGCCATCATTCGGGACAATCCGTCCGCCATCCAGACGCTGCTCAAGCGCGGCTTCGATCCCAACACGCGCAATGCAGGCGGAGAGCCGCCTCTCGTCTTCGCGCTGCAAAAGGGGTCGCTGCGTGCCTTCGATGCCATCCTGCAGGCCAAGGGCACGAATGTGGAACTGCGCAACAAGAAGGACGAAAGTCCGCTGATGATCGCCGCCATCCAGGGCAAGGTGGATGTGGCCAAGGCCCTGATCGCGCGTGATGCGGATGTCAACAAGACCGGCTGGACGCCGCTGCACTACGCGGCCTCGTGCACCACCGACCAGGCGGTGCCCATGATCCAGCTGCTGCTTGAGCACTATGCCTACATCGATGCCGCATCGCCGAACGGCACCACGCCGCTCATGATGGCGGTGAGCTATGGCACGGCGGAGGCATCGCGCCTGCTGATCGAGGAGGGCGCCGATCCGGCGCTGCGCAACGACAAGGGCATGACGGCCGTCGACTTCGCGAAAAAGGCTGACCGCAACGACATGGCCGAACTGGTGGCCAATGCGCTCAAGAACCGCAGGCCCCGGCCGGCAGCCGGCTCGGGCGGCGTGCTGCCTGCCCAGGCGCCCACCCCGGCACCTGCCGCAGCCCCCGTCCCCAAGGGAACCTGGTGA
- the msbA gene encoding lipid A export permease/ATP-binding protein MsbA, translating into MQSSNHSAAQTSLPGSTQSLSLLARLRRLLPYFGNQRLGWAIAVIATLVGAATEPLMPALLKPLLDKGFTEGSLSLWMVPVSLIGLFFVRGMAQFCGAYALARIANEGMLKLRTALFDRLLVADMSLYSRQSASALSNTVVYEVQTGFTALVQALMGISRDGFTAIALLGYLIYLNWQLTLIIAVMGPGVSWIMKTLSRRLYKLTKSSQKATDDLAYVVEENVLAHRMVRLHGAEADQTGRFTVLSRNLRTLAIKSTIASAAMTPLTQLLASVALSAVLCIALWQSHGNISTTDVTVGGFASFIAAMLMLIAPIRRLADVANPITRGVAALERGLMLLNDAKAEDGGTYRKDRAEGSISLRDVTVAFDTDLMPAINKLSLDIRAGEVVALVGPSGAGKTTLVNLLPRFITPNAGQVSLDGVPVEQWDLRALRTQFAMVSQDVVMFNDSIAVNVALGSAVDEARVLECLKAANLADHVAGLPQGIHTVVGHNATQLSGGQRQRLAIARALYKNAPILILDEATSALDTESERLVQEALQRLMTGRTTLVIAHRLSTIEHADRVVVMERGRIAEQGTHAELMAMGGLYARLQAHPSLDS; encoded by the coding sequence ATGCAATCCTCGAATCATAGCGCTGCGCAAACAAGTTTGCCTGGCTCCACACAATCTCTGTCGCTGCTGGCACGTCTCAGGCGGCTATTGCCCTACTTTGGAAACCAGCGTCTGGGCTGGGCGATCGCTGTCATTGCGACCCTCGTGGGCGCGGCGACAGAGCCCCTCATGCCCGCGTTGCTGAAACCACTTCTGGACAAGGGGTTCACTGAGGGATCCCTCAGCCTCTGGATGGTTCCCGTATCCCTCATCGGTCTTTTCTTCGTGCGCGGCATGGCGCAGTTCTGCGGCGCCTACGCTCTGGCGCGCATTGCCAACGAGGGCATGCTCAAGCTGCGCACCGCCCTCTTCGACCGCCTGCTGGTGGCGGACATGAGCCTCTACTCGCGTCAATCCGCGAGCGCGTTGTCCAATACCGTGGTGTACGAGGTGCAGACCGGCTTTACCGCGCTGGTGCAGGCCCTGATGGGCATATCGCGCGACGGATTCACCGCCATCGCCCTCTTGGGCTACTTGATTTACCTTAATTGGCAATTGACCTTGATCATTGCCGTGATGGGCCCGGGCGTGTCCTGGATCATGAAAACCCTGTCCCGCAGGCTCTACAAGCTGACCAAAAGCAGCCAGAAAGCCACCGATGACCTGGCCTACGTCGTGGAGGAAAACGTGCTGGCCCACCGCATGGTGCGTCTGCATGGCGCCGAAGCCGACCAGACCGGCCGCTTCACGGTGCTGAGCCGCAACCTGCGCACGCTGGCCATCAAGTCCACCATCGCCTCCGCCGCCATGACCCCCCTCACGCAGCTGCTGGCCTCCGTAGCACTCTCCGCGGTGCTCTGCATTGCGCTCTGGCAGAGCCACGGCAACATCTCGACCACCGATGTGACCGTGGGCGGCTTCGCCTCGTTCATCGCCGCGATGCTGATGCTGATTGCGCCCATCCGCCGCCTGGCCGACGTGGCCAACCCCATCACGCGCGGCGTGGCAGCCCTCGAGCGCGGCCTGATGCTGCTGAACGACGCCAAGGCGGAAGATGGCGGCACCTACCGCAAGGACCGTGCGGAAGGCAGCATTTCGCTGCGCGATGTGACCGTGGCCTTCGACACCGACCTGATGCCCGCGATCAACAAGCTGTCGCTGGACATCCGGGCGGGCGAGGTGGTCGCGCTGGTCGGCCCCTCGGGGGCCGGCAAGACCACGTTGGTGAACCTGCTTCCCCGCTTCATCACGCCCAATGCAGGCCAGGTGAGCCTCGACGGCGTGCCGGTCGAGCAATGGGACCTGCGCGCGCTGCGCACCCAGTTCGCCATGGTGAGCCAGGACGTGGTGATGTTCAATGACAGCATTGCCGTGAACGTCGCGCTTGGCTCCGCCGTGGACGAGGCCCGGGTGCTGGAATGCCTGAAGGCCGCCAACCTGGCCGACCATGTGGCCGGCCTGCCCCAGGGCATCCACACGGTGGTCGGCCACAATGCCACGCAGCTTTCGGGCGGCCAGCGCCAGCGCCTGGCCATTGCTCGCGCGCTCTACAAGAACGCCCCGATCCTGATCCTTGACGAGGCCACCTCGGCGCTCGACACCGAGTCGGAGCGTCTGGTGCAGGAGGCCCTGCAGCGCCTGATGACCGGCCGCACGACGCTCGTGATCGCACACCGGCTGTCCACCATCGAGCACGCAGACCGCGTGGTCGTGATGGAGCGTGGCCGCATCGCCGAGCAAGGCACGCATGCCGAACTGATGGCCATGGGCGGCCTGTATGCACGCCTGCAGGCGCACCCCTCGCTGGATAGCTGA
- the tolB gene encoding Tol-Pal system beta propeller repeat protein TolB, with the protein MTSDRILPKFNIPSPAPVAGIPRRQAVAAIASLSAVPAFAEFTVEIKGVDQRQIPVAIAPFKGEAQSPQKISSIVSADLERSGRVASVDASGVALDESSRPDLAMWRQRTAEYLSSGSVTRLADGRYDIRFRLWDVVNGKDFGGQSFVVTQADLRLVSHRISDFIYEKIFNERGVFSTRLSYVTKNGGRYTLWVADADGENAQLAFASSEPIISPAWSPSGGQVAYVSFESRKPVVYVQDVSSGKRRLIANFRGSNSAPAWSPDGRTLAVTLSRDGGSQLYTIDAVNGGEPRRLMQSSGIDTEPAYSSDGRSIYFVSDRGGAPQIYRVSAGGGSAERVTFSGTYNISPAISPDGEWLAYISRVGGAFKLHVMNLKSGGATAITDTAADESPSFAPNSKLLVYATQQGGREALMTTTLDGKIKARLAGQGGDIREPSWGPYQK; encoded by the coding sequence ATGACATCTGACCGAATCCTTCCAAAATTCAATATCCCATCGCCCGCCCCTGTGGCTGGCATCCCGAGGCGCCAGGCAGTGGCCGCCATCGCTTCCCTCTCCGCAGTTCCCGCTTTTGCGGAATTCACCGTGGAAATCAAGGGCGTGGATCAAAGGCAGATTCCTGTCGCGATCGCACCCTTCAAGGGGGAAGCGCAGTCTCCTCAAAAGATTTCCTCGATCGTCTCCGCCGATCTGGAGCGCAGCGGCCGTGTGGCGTCCGTGGACGCTTCCGGCGTGGCGCTGGACGAATCCTCGCGCCCCGACCTGGCCATGTGGCGCCAGCGCACGGCGGAGTATCTCTCCTCCGGCAGCGTCACACGACTGGCCGACGGCCGCTATGACATCCGCTTCCGCCTGTGGGACGTGGTGAACGGCAAGGATTTCGGCGGACAGAGCTTCGTCGTCACCCAGGCCGACCTGCGCCTCGTGTCCCACCGCATATCGGACTTCATCTACGAGAAGATCTTCAATGAGCGCGGTGTCTTCTCCACGCGCCTGTCGTATGTCACGAAGAACGGCGGCCGCTATACGCTGTGGGTGGCCGACGCGGATGGCGAGAATGCCCAGCTGGCCTTCGCAAGCTCCGAGCCCATCATCTCGCCCGCGTGGTCGCCGAGCGGCGGCCAGGTGGCCTATGTGTCGTTCGAGTCGCGCAAGCCCGTGGTCTATGTGCAGGATGTGAGCAGCGGCAAGCGTCGCCTGATCGCCAATTTCAGGGGCTCGAACAGCGCCCCGGCATGGTCGCCCGACGGTCGCACGCTCGCGGTCACGCTGAGCCGCGATGGCGGCTCGCAGCTCTACACGATCGATGCCGTCAACGGTGGCGAGCCTCGTCGCCTGATGCAGAGCAGCGGCATCGACACCGAGCCGGCCTATTCGAGCGATGGCCGCAGCATCTATTTTGTGAGCGATCGTGGCGGCGCGCCACAGATCTATCGCGTGAGCGCGGGCGGCGGCAGCGCCGAGCGCGTCACTTTCAGCGGAACCTACAACATCTCGCCCGCCATCAGCCCCGATGGCGAGTGGCTGGCCTACATCTCGCGCGTGGGCGGTGCATTTAAATTGCACGTGATGAATCTCAAATCGGGCGGTGCAACGGCGATCACCGACACGGCTGCCGACGAAAGCCCGAGCTTTGCGCCCAACAGCAAGCTGCTCGTCTATGCAACGCAGCAAGGCGGCCGCGAGGCGCTGATGACGACCACGCTGGACGGAAAGATCAAGGCCCGTCTCGCGGGCCAAGGTGGAGACATCAGGGAACCCTCATGGGGCCCCTATCAGAAGTAA